In one window of Dokdonia sp. PRO95 DNA:
- a CDS encoding FtsX-like permease family protein, whose amino-acid sequence MNLEYFIAKRLSSATSYKSSASSTIIKIAIVAIAIGMVMMLISIATGLGLQREIRQKVSAFSGDIVVSNFDGNNSEETPNPISINQDFYPDFNAVPEVTHVQAITVKAGVIRTAETFEGVIYKGLGDDYDWNRIEEYIVEGRKPALTGALNNETIFSTYLANRLGFKVGDKAIIQFVNKDNTRFRPRALEIVGLYESAYQEFDKVYIMGDRRHLARINNWEKDEVGAFEVFVDDFDNLEALNNKVYENSGSTLRSISVIQSNYNIFEWIKLFDFNIILIIVIMILIAGINMIVALLVLVLERTKMIGVLKALGASDWSVRKIFIYNAMYLIGLGLFWGNLIGLGILYAQKIFGFVKLDPSTYYVSEAPVLIDFWHILSLNVGVFVVCVLILLIPSYIITKISPVKAIRFE is encoded by the coding sequence TTGAATTTAGAGTATTTTATAGCCAAACGCCTAAGTAGCGCGACATCGTATAAAAGTAGTGCTTCCAGTACGATAATTAAAATTGCTATCGTAGCAATTGCGATTGGTATGGTGATGATGCTTATATCTATTGCTACAGGATTAGGACTCCAGCGAGAAATTAGACAAAAAGTATCTGCTTTTTCTGGAGATATTGTGGTGTCAAATTTTGACGGAAATAACAGTGAAGAAACTCCAAATCCAATTTCTATAAATCAAGATTTTTACCCAGATTTTAATGCAGTACCAGAGGTAACACATGTGCAGGCAATTACTGTAAAAGCGGGTGTAATAAGGACTGCCGAGACCTTTGAAGGAGTAATTTACAAAGGTCTAGGTGACGATTATGACTGGAATCGTATAGAGGAATACATAGTTGAGGGGAGAAAACCAGCACTTACGGGAGCGCTTAATAATGAGACTATCTTTAGTACTTATCTTGCAAATCGCTTAGGCTTTAAAGTAGGCGATAAAGCAATCATACAATTTGTAAATAAAGATAACACGCGTTTTAGACCAAGGGCTTTAGAGATTGTAGGGCTTTATGAAAGTGCATATCAAGAATTTGATAAAGTGTACATCATGGGTGATCGTCGTCACCTCGCTCGCATAAATAACTGGGAGAAAGACGAGGTAGGGGCTTTTGAGGTTTTTGTAGATGATTTTGATAACCTAGAGGCACTTAATAATAAAGTGTATGAAAATTCTGGTTCTACGTTGAGGTCTATCTCTGTGATACAGAGTAATTACAATATTTTTGAATGGATTAAATTATTCGACTTCAATATCATTTTGATTATTGTTATCATGATATTGATTGCAGGTATTAATATGATTGTGGCGTTGCTTGTACTAGTACTGGAGCGTACAAAAATGATAGGCGTGCTTAAGGCGCTCGGAGCGTCAGACTGGAGTGTACGTAAGATTTTTATCTATAATGCCATGTATCTTATAGGCCTTGGACTCTTCTGGGGTAATCTAATAGGTCTAGGAATTCTGTATGCTCAGAAAATATTTGGATTTGTGAAGTTAGACCCATCTACTTATTATGTGAGTGAGGCGCCAGTGCTCATAGACTTCTGGCATATTCTCTCTCTTAATGTAGGCGTGTTTGTGGTGTGTGTACTTATACTCCTTATACCATCTTACATCATAACAAAAATAAGCCCGGTAAAGGCAATACGTTTTGAGTAA